One genomic region from Bufo bufo chromosome 3, aBufBuf1.1, whole genome shotgun sequence encodes:
- the LOC120996427 gene encoding alpha-(1,3)-fucosyltransferase 4-like — MRGESLLSFEQLRGWRPCRRGRWRTLKSQLLAASLTCTLLLVYACTQDFLYNTTHFSLLWRAPTQPKQVTVLIWYEPFGKRRRLGDCHILFNITGCQLTTNRSLYQEADAILFHHRDIGEYADFPISKRPASQKWIWMNFESPSHSPWLTTLGGLFNWTMSYRVDSNIFVPYGYLFSRKRAKIVLPRKRKLVAWVISNWNEDHERVQYYNQLREYIDIDIYGRYGMDLKHDNIVKTVSEYKFYLAFENSLHTDYITEKLWRNAFKSSAVPIVMGPSRYNYEMFIPRNSFIHVDDFSSPKKLAMYLRFLDKNTHVYRRYFTWKKRYDVHVTSFWDEHYCTACATVKASGDEYRTISDLSGWFES; from the coding sequence ATGAGAGGAGAAAGTTTGTTGTCTTTTGAGCAACTGCGAGGATGGAGACCCTGCCGAAGAGGGCGCTGGAGGACTCTTAAGTCACAGCTCCTTGCTGCTAGCTTGACATGCACCTTATTGTTAGTATATGCCTGCACCCAAGATTTCCTCTACAACACCACACATTTCTCATTATTATGGAGAGCTCCTACGCAACCAAAACAAGTTACGGTCCTTATCTGGTACGAGCCATTTGGGAAGAGAAGACGACTTGGAGATTGCCATAtactcttcaacatcacaggttgtCAACTGACCACTAACAGAAGCCTTTACCAGGAAGCAGATGCCATTTTATTTCATCACAGGGACATTGGCGAATACGCTGACTTTCCGATATCCAAGCGCCCCGCTTCTCAAAAGTGGATCTGGATGAACTTTGAGTCACCATCTCATTCACCCTGGTTGACCACCTTAGGGGGTTTATTCAATTGGACTATGTCTTACAGGGTGGACTCCAATATTTTTGTGCCATACGGCTATTTATTTTCCAGGAAACGTGCCAAAATAGTTCTCCCGCGAAAAAGAAAACTTGTAGCGTGGGTGATTAGTAACTGGAATGAGGACCATGAGAGAGTTCAGTATTACAACCAGCTTAGGGAATACATTGATATTGACATTTACGGCAGGTACGGGATGGATTTGAAGCATGATAACATTGTGAAGACCGTGTCAGAATATAAGTTTTATCTTGCTTTTGAGAATTCACTACATACGGATTATATCACTGAGAAATTGTGGAGAAATGCGTTTAAGTCCAGCGCAGTTCCTATAGTCATGGGTCCAAGTCGATACAACTACGAGATGTTTATTCCTCGTAACTCCTTCATTCATGTAGATGACTTCTCAAGTCCTAAAAAGTTGGCCATGTACTTGAGGTTTCTTGACAAAAACACCCACGTGTACAGGAGATATTTCACGTGGAAGAAGCGGTACGATGTCCACGTGACTTCTTTTTGGGATGAACATTACTGCACGGCTTGTGCAACCGTGAAAGCATCTGGTGATGAGTATCGGACCATCTCAGATCTTTCCGGATGGTTCGAGAGTTGA